A genomic region of Desulfosarcina ovata subsp. ovata contains the following coding sequences:
- a CDS encoding HipA N-terminal domain-containing protein — translation MRKADVFMHDVRAGVLEELSPRTTFRFTYDPAYNGPPVSLTAAVRPEPYTYETFPPFLEGLLPEGYNLEALLRAMKIDRQDLLSQLLAVGGDMVGAVTVREIE, via the coding sequence ATGCGTAAGGCGGATGTCTTCATGCATGATGTCCGTGCCGGCGTTCTGGAGGAGCTTTCACCGCGGACAACGTTTCGGTTCACTTATGATCCGGCATACAACGGCCCTCCGGTTTCCCTGACAGCGGCTGTCCGACCTGAGCCGTACACGTATGAAACCTTTCCTCCCTTTCTGGAGGGGTTGCTGCCCGAAGGATACAATCTGGAGGCTCTCCTTAGAGCTATGAAAATTGACCGGCAGGATTTACTCAGTCAGCTTCTGGCGGTGGGAGGGGATATGGTTGGTGCGGTGACGGTGCGGGAGATTGAATGA
- a CDS encoding HipA domain-containing protein codes for MNTCLITYATCEGRYSPQGLRKLSRSLKQLKDFPYTAADQIVEAAARAPKMSIQGVQPKLSAVLNARQNGFELVDTGGRYILKPQNPQYRHLPENEDLSMRLAEAAGIPVPLHGLIYSKDGSLTYFIKRFDREGKKKIAVEDFAQLMGLNRDTKYDASMEKVAQVIDRYCTFPAVEKIKLFRLTLVNFLVGNEDMHVKNFSLMTRQGKVELTPAYDILNTTIVLSKAKEEIALPIKGKKRKLSADILVDYFGLTRLELNRKIVSSVLETFKNVSSIWNNLIAVSFLPNEVKTEYKRLVDERFERLLKGSFLLSK; via the coding sequence ATGAACACCTGCCTGATTACCTATGCGACGTGTGAGGGCAGGTACTCCCCCCAGGGACTGAGAAAACTGTCCAGAAGTCTCAAGCAGCTTAAGGATTTTCCCTATACCGCTGCGGATCAGATTGTTGAAGCCGCCGCCCGTGCTCCAAAAATGTCAATCCAGGGGGTTCAGCCCAAGCTCAGTGCCGTCCTGAATGCCCGCCAAAACGGATTCGAGCTTGTGGATACTGGAGGTCGCTACATTCTAAAACCTCAAAATCCACAATACAGGCACCTGCCTGAGAATGAAGACCTGAGCATGCGCCTGGCGGAGGCAGCCGGCATTCCGGTCCCGCTTCATGGACTGATTTACTCCAAAGACGGCTCCCTGACCTACTTCATCAAGCGGTTTGACCGGGAAGGAAAAAAAAAGATTGCCGTTGAGGATTTCGCCCAACTCATGGGCCTGAACCGGGATACCAAATACGACGCCTCCATGGAAAAAGTCGCGCAAGTCATTGACCGGTACTGCACCTTCCCGGCAGTCGAAAAAATAAAACTGTTCAGATTGACGCTGGTGAATTTCCTGGTCGGTAACGAAGATATGCACGTGAAAAACTTTTCGCTGATGACCCGGCAGGGCAAGGTGGAATTGACACCTGCTTACGACATTCTGAACACCACCATTGTGCTATCAAAAGCGAAAGAGGAGATCGCGCTGCCGATCAAAGGGAAAAAGCGCAAGCTAAGTGCCGACATTCTGGTCGATTATTTTGGCCTGACCAGGCTAGAACTGAACCGCAAAATCGTTTCCTCGGTGTTAGAAACCTTTAAAAATGTTTCGTCAATATGGAATAATCTCATCGCGGTCAGCTTTCTGCCGAACGAAGTGAAAACGGAATACAAACGTTTGGTTGATGAACGATTCGAAAGATTGCTGAAAGGATCGTTCCTCCTCAGCAAGTAA
- a CDS encoding transposase, whose product MPRLARLDAPGILHHVIIRGIERKNIFRDTTDKQNLVDRLDQLVPQTQTRCYAWVLLSNHAHFLFRSGPDGLVSLMQRLLTGYAVSFNRRHKRHGQLFQNRYKSIICQEDAYLLELVRYIHLNPLRAGMVEDFRALTDYPFSGHRLLVGVDDCSWQDGAYVLGCFGKKVAKARKAYLDYIQAGVAMGRRPELVGGGLVRSLGGWSEVKKMRLKGMDRIKGDERILGDSDFVLSVLSQAKERFERRYELKRHGYDINRVAERVAELFGIDKEEIFQKGRPKKRADARGLFCYWCASELCLSQTELARALDMTVSGIGYAVRRGEAIAACEGYVLIDSII is encoded by the coding sequence ATGCCACGGTTAGCCCGATTAGACGCTCCCGGGATTTTGCATCACGTGATCATCCGGGGGATCGAAAGAAAAAACATTTTCCGGGATACAACCGACAAGCAGAATCTTGTCGATCGGCTTGATCAGTTGGTTCCGCAGACGCAAACCAGATGTTATGCTTGGGTTTTGCTAAGTAACCACGCCCATTTTTTATTTCGCTCAGGCCCTGACGGGCTCGTAAGCTTGATGCAGCGGCTGCTCACCGGATATGCGGTAAGTTTCAACCGCCGACATAAACGCCACGGCCAGTTGTTTCAGAACCGGTACAAATCTATTATTTGTCAGGAAGACGCCTATCTTTTGGAACTGGTGCGCTATATTCATCTCAATCCATTGCGTGCTGGCATGGTTGAGGACTTCAGGGCGTTGACAGATTATCCATTCAGCGGCCACCGATTATTGGTGGGAGTCGATGATTGTAGCTGGCAGGACGGCGCTTATGTTCTTGGCTGTTTTGGAAAAAAAGTGGCGAAGGCGCGCAAGGCTTACCTTGACTATATCCAAGCCGGAGTTGCTATGGGACGTCGTCCTGAATTGGTCGGGGGAGGATTGGTTCGCAGCCTGGGCGGATGGTCGGAAGTTAAAAAGATGCGACTGAAAGGAATGGACCGTATAAAAGGCGATGAACGCATTCTTGGTGATTCGGATTTTGTATTGTCGGTTTTGTCCCAAGCCAAAGAACGGTTTGAACGGCGCTATGAACTCAAACGGCATGGCTACGATATAAACCGTGTTGCCGAAAGGGTCGCCGAGCTATTTGGGATCGATAAGGAAGAGATATTCCAAAAGGGCCGCCCCAAAAAACGCGCGGATGCCCGGGGTCTATTTTGCTACTGGTGTGCAAGCGAGCTGTGCCTTTCCCAAACCGAGCTTGCCCGGGCACTTGATATGACGGTGTCGGGCATCGGCTATGCCGTTAGAAGAGGCGAAGCCATAGCCGCATGCGAAGGATACGTGCTGATTGATTCAATTATTTAG
- a CDS encoding type II toxin-antitoxin system VapC family toxin produces the protein MYAGVKGDAEQNALQHFISLFRVVPIDAAIGKAGGLYRRDYGKSHGVGLADAILAATAESENAELKTLNIKHYPMFKTP, from the coding sequence TTGTATGCTGGCGTTAAAGGGGATGCGGAACAAAATGCTTTGCAGCACTTTATATCCCTATTCCGTGTTGTGCCAATTGATGCCGCAATCGGAAAAGCCGGGGGCCTTTATAGACGGGATTATGGCAAGTCACATGGCGTTGGACTTGCAGATGCTATATTGGCTGCAACCGCCGAATCCGAAAATGCAGAATTAAAAACTCTCAATATCAAACACTATCCGATGTTTAAAACACCTTAG
- a CDS encoding helix-turn-helix domain-containing protein: MAVKLINKNEMEIGRIVQFHRKQAGLSRIDLADIAGVGKTVIYDVENGKQTVRLNTLLKIMISLNISIFLDSPLMDRYEARENA; encoded by the coding sequence ATGGCGGTAAAACTAATCAATAAAAATGAAATGGAAATCGGCCGTATTGTTCAATTTCACCGCAAACAGGCCGGACTGTCGCGGATCGATCTGGCGGACATTGCCGGTGTGGGAAAGACGGTGATCTATGATGTCGAAAACGGCAAACAAACGGTTCGGTTGAATACCCTGCTCAAAATTATGATATCGCTCAATATATCCATATTTTTGGATAGTCCGTTGATGGATCGTTACGAGGCGCGTGAAAATGCGTAA